The genomic segment ACATCTCAAAATGCAGTGTCAAAGACAACTCACCAAACCAGCTCGAGTGGCTGCCACGATCCCAACCCATCACCgcatccaaccagacccaGCCCCGTGAAACCCTGCCAGGCGCTTGCTGCAGAAAAACGTCAACTTTGCTCAATCGCGCAGGGCAAACGACAAACCACCCCTGTCCCGCACACTTCTTGGCGTCCGCAAAATTGAAGATTGCTCCACAAACCAAGCATTGCCGACATCCCAGTGCGCCCATCCCGACCTTGTTTTGACGGCCGCCCAACCAATCAAGTGTGCGGCAGCGTCCCAGACCGACCAACTGTGACGCAAAGCTTCCATGACCCTTGCAACAAGGGACGTGGACGGTCGCTTGCTGTTCATGGTTGATCTTGACGAGATTCAGGCTGTTCTTTGTGTTCCTTTTTTTGTCTTATGCCTTGGTTTTGGGTATTTTCGTGAGCCCTGTTCACTATTCTTGCAAGGAAGCGTTTGTGGCTGGGGGTTTGATAGGCAGCTTGGTTGGCTGGTGTTCATGCTGTCGTGAATCGGTGAATCAAGCCGACGTATTGTTTGGGCGAACGACTCACCGTCGAACAGATTAGGTTTCTGTACGTGTACACTGCGTGCGTTATTCACCGGCGCCGCTGGAAGTATATATGAATGGCTGCCCGCCTGTTTGTCTACTAGCCTGGTGTCGTTTATGCCTAGTCGTTCATTGTTTGACTTTATGTTTTAAGCATCACCGGTCCTTACTTTCCAATTTCCAAATAATCCTGTAAAACTAcgaagaaaaaaaaaagacacTCACCCACACGATGAAGCCAATCGGCCGATTTCTCATATTACTGCCCGTGATTCTAGCAGTGGTCAGCTTCGTGCTCTCCATGCTAGCTCTATTCGCGGGCCACAAGCAAGGCTTCATGGAGGACTACGCCGTCGTCAGGGTAAGTAATTTCCTGCCATAACTCCACGATAAAATTCTGACGTTTATAGCTCAACACCTCCATGGTCGGACACAACCTCCTCGACAAAGTCTCCGATAACAAAGGCGGCGACAAGAGCGACAAAAAGGGCGGCCTGCTGGGCGACATCAAAGGCTGGCTGGACGACAAGAAGGGCGACGCAAAGGACAAGATCAACGATGTCACGGGCAAGATTGCCGACAAGCTCGCCAAGAAGATTGGCGTGAGGGAGTGGTACTCGCTTCATATTATGGATTCGTGCGAGGGGTATTTCGCGCCGAATGCTACTGCGCTGAATGCAGGGCTTAATATTACAAACTGCACTTCCTCGAGTCCGGCTCGTAAGTCACTTCTGCACCTCGACGAAAAGCACGTGTAACTAATTGAGATGGTAGACCGCCTCAACTTGACAGACATTCTGGACAAGGAACTCAAAGTCGGACCCGCAAAGCTCAACCTCGCTGATATAAACTGGCCGGACAGCATCCAAGACGCATTGGACGTGCTCAACGATGCCCTCCTAGGACTGTTCATCATGTACACGCTGGGCGTGGGTTTCAGCGGTCTCTCAGCCCTCGGCGGCGTAGCGTCCTTTCTCAAACCGGACGCACGGATGCTTAATCTTGTGAATATGTCGATTGCGGTGCTAGGATTTCTGTGCGTGCTGATAGGGAGCATTATCGTCACTGTCGCCACGAACAAGGGCGTCAGTAAGGTGAATGATGTGGGTGAGAAGGCGGGGCTTTCTGCGTCGAGAGGCGAGAAGTTCTACATTCTGAGTTGGATAGCGACGGGGTTTATGGGCATTGTGACGCTTTTCTGGCTGGCTCGTTTTTTTATGGCGAGGAGGCAGAGGGGGAGGCTGAATGAGAAGGTGGTGGGCTGATTCGCATATGAGATTTCCTGTTTACGTTGTGTGGGTGAGGTAATGGGGATAGGGTGTGCTTGAATGAGATTGTCATGGGAAATGTGGCAGAATGATATGATACCACTGATTTATGTTATGGATAGATGCGTACAGTCATTACTGTTGTGGTGTGAAGCCATCGCAGATTAGAATAGTTATCGCCTGATGGCTCTGAGTGCTTGCTGGCCACACTCTAATTTAACAATTTGAGCAAGCAAGATACTGGATTCTTGTGTAAATATCTAGTTGCGTTAGTTGTGTGTTTCGTGCTTTCAGAACGAGGTACAATGACAGCGACACATTTGACATACATATGCAGTTGGTACTTCTTTTGGAAACAGGATATAACTAGTTTTACATAAACTAGATGTCTCTCCATTCCAAGCCAGATGTATCGGGCAACACTACCCCAGTTAATATTAAGCCATAAATTTTTTACGTAGACAGTATTGGAAGCGAATCCACTATTCTATCCTCATCCTATCACTGAAATGTCTATGCCTCAGTCTTGGCTTTTGTTTGCAGACTAGGCACTAATAACTGCCGTTTCCGTTTAGTAAAGGAGTCAACGTCTTGTCCCAGGGACCACCACATGAGGTCACGGCTTTTATTCCACCGTGAAAATTGTCCGTACTCGCGTATTCTAGTTTCAGCTGCCCTCGACATGTCAGCTCTCCTCACTTTTAAAAGACGACAAATTACAGCCAGTGATAAGTCGCCGCTTCATGAATACTATGCTGATACCTCCTTCCATTTATGCCATGATGCAGATATGTGAGCAGCCGGTTTGCAAAGCGGGGCCACCTAGGCAGCGAAATCTGTGTCATTCTCCGATTATGAGATTCGTGAGGCTGGTGAAAGTTGTTTGACAAATAACCCCTCTTACTCttaaaaaaaagaaaagataaGACCCTGCGTCGTTTGCATTCTATTGCCCCATATGCTGGTTTCCGTGTCTTACTTGATCTAACGGCGGCGAAGACGAAAGGATACTCAACCAGACCTAGGTAGTGTACTACTGAGACCTATGTCATTATTCGACAATGATATTGGCGGGCCTAGTGAAACTTGTTTAAGCGACTCTTCTCAGTCTGGCTTAAACGATGAGAGCGAGTGTCTTGTTCATTCCATTGCCTATGTGATAGCTTTCACGTGTTCATTGATCGAACAACGGCAAAGGCGAGAGGATGTTTAATAAGACTGCCTGGCATATATAGACACCATAAGACCTCGTGGTCTGAAAGGATGAAATATATGCGTTTATTGCTCCAGCAGTAATTTCGCACGCACTTGAATCTCGCCACAATGAAGACCACTATTTTCTTCCCAATTTGCATGAGCGGCCTGGTCGCGGCAGCTCCTCAGGTCCATGTTGGCCCTGTAAGTGTAAGTACCATGTttgttccatgtcctttTTTTGTTGAACTGCGAATGCTAACCGTGTCATAAGGTGGGCGTTGATGCCAACGCATATTGTAAAGTTTTCACACAGGAACAATTGCAATCGTGTGCCAAGACCCTCGGCTGGGAGAGGGATCCAGATGAGAATTGTTATGTTCTTACATTGGCGCAATGGAGATCGTGTCTAAAGCACCTCGGCTTTGAAATTTATAACCCTCTGCTCCAGCTACGCAGGAAAGCGTGCTGCGATATACGCGATGACGCCGTGAAAAATACTCCCCAAGTACCAGGCGGCGTGACGGGACCACCGCcagggcaacattgaagtccaTGGATGGCGTGGTTGGCTGCGtcatggcgatggcaaggTTGCTTTGGTGTCGCCTGCGCCTCCGCCGCAATTGGTGCGTGTTGTGCGGACTGGAATATCATCAGCTTGAGCCGTGATCAACCACCACGTATGAGAAGCTCACATCGGTGGTCCCAACTATTCGATACGACGCGCGGAGGTCTAGCCTGAGTGGCATGTGGAATAGGGATTGTATTAATTTTCTGATTTTTGACTTTATTGAATAGGACACAGGCTGATACTATATTGGCTTTTTATTTCTGTGAAATTGTGACGAAAGAGCATGTTAATTTTGTATAAAACCGCACAGCACTTCATTGAGCCAacatcttcttttccctacggagtacactaGATCCTGTGATAAAACGGTGGGAACCATTTAGAAGGTTTATCTTGGTTTTCCGTTATCCCTTGACAGGTAGGTTGTGTACCCAGACATGATTTTCCCGAATGTATCTGGGCGACCGGCGTAGTCCAATCTAAGAATGGAATAGTAGATGCCTGTTCAGAGTCAAAGCAGTGAAACAGCCAGTGTGCTTTTCATAATTTAATACTATGCCATAGACTCCTCTCATTGTAAATTCATTTGTTTTAATCCCGCCATGCTAGGGAGTATAGCTATGGACTACTTTACATCGATGAGTTAGACCATGTGCAATGTTCCCCACAAACCAAAAAGATCAACACAAACTAAACCCCAGATTCACTTTAACACGACAGATCCCTCCGCCGCCATGTGCGTCATCCCACAGCCGGTGCTGCATCCCGCCCCGTGCAACACCAAGGTCGCTCTATCATGTGAGATCCCCCAGCAGCGGGGTTCCAAAGCAATCAACTTATCTCTTATCTCTAACGTTTCACAATCCACCTCaatctactccgtaccccagtgtcatcgccatcacgCCCATTCATACACAATCCCACCACAAATGACACCCCCAAACTAAACCTCCAAAATGCCCAGCGATgtcgaaaatggcaacaGCGAAACAGACTCCCTCCTCAACCGAGGCCGCCACCGAATGAAGCGCTTCTTCGACGGCTTCGTCGACTTTGCCTTCCAAGGCAACATTCTCCAAATCGCCTTTGGCCTAATGTACTCTCCCCTTTCCCCCATCACAATCCCACGCACTGGCCCTAACAAGcgcagcatcgccaacatcttcaccGACCTAATCAAATCCTTCGTCAGCGCGATCCTCATGCCCCCACTGGCAATCATCTTCCCCGTCAACAAGAACATCGAGGAGAAATTCGCGGTGCTACGATACGGCGACAACTACAACACCACAACGGGGTACAATACCCTGCGGCAGGCGCTGGACGATGGCGCCGTGGTGATGGCGTACGGGTCGTTCATCTACCAGGTCGTTTCGTTTGTGATGGTGGGGTTTGCGCTGTACGGGCTGGCGCATGTGTATACGTTGGTGTCGCATGATCCGATTATAAAGTATACGAAGAAGTGTAAATATTGTAGGAAGCGGATTAATGAAAAGGTGAGTTGTCTTGGTTTGAGGGGTGTAGGTTTGCTAATGTGTGTAGTGTCTGCGGTGTATTAATTGTACGAGCTGGCAGGATgggagggaggagaggaattgttgatgaggtggtaTGGTTTGCATTTTGAGCGTTCAGTTGGATAGAATTACGTCTTATTTTGAGAAGATCTAGTTTGTAGAAAGTTGTCAAGAAACATATGATCATCCACAACGATTTGAACTCCTTCCCTGGCAAATCTACGTCCAAAGTTTTAAGCGGTATTCCCTAAAGTAATCTTCTGAATTATCAATGATATATGACCACACAAATGTTAAATGCCGGGTATGCTATAGTACAaccttcaacttcaagaACTCCCATCAACTCACAAAGCGAACACACCACccacaacagcagcaacaccagccaaaaCAGCATTCTGGGTCACAACCGGCCCAGCATTTGTACTAGTAGACGCAGCAGCACCGGTCTTGCTCGCAGTATTACTAGCCGTCGTCTGCGCAGCCGTATTAGATCCTCCCGTCGTGACGGTCGCCCCAGGCGCAGCCGACAGCTTGTCCACCCCAGCGGTAATAGTAACAGGGTACATGAGCGTCTTGTAGCCCGTATCCGTAGTCTCGGAGGTGCTCGTCACCGAACCCTGCGTGAGTTCGACGTGGCATGCGGCGACGTCCTTGGCCGGGTCGAGCTTACAGTTGGCCTTTTGCGTGCTGCATACCAGTTAGCAACCACTTTACCATTCAACTTGGCTTCGAGTAAAACATGAACGCACAAAATCCCCTGCTCGCTGTCAGAGTATCCATAGTTCCACTGCCATGTCTTCTCGCCCTGGGTGATGGTCGCGCCGTCAGGGGGCAGACCGCACTCGTCAGAGGGTGTTTTGGAGGGACACTTCACGGCGACGGTGGTGGCGCTGGAGTCGGCGTTGATGACGGACCCGACAAAGGGGGACTTGtcgccgaggacgaggaggttgatggttgttgtgtcggcggcgagggcggAACCAGCCAGCGCGGCGAGGAGAGGGAGTGCGCGAACCATTTTGAGTTTTGGTGAGGATTTCTGGCGAAAGAAGGTGTGCTTGGATGATGCAAAGGGCCAAAGGGCGAGAGCTTTATTTGCAATCCGTCATTAGGGGTAGGAAGTCTCAATGCCGGCGCTAGTACGTTGGAAGTTTGACCTCGAGCAGGCTAAATTCGTGCCTCCACTATCACGACGGTGTCATCGTGAAGAGTCGAGACCCTGTGCCTGTTTGGGACGCCACAACACGCGATTGGGTCAGACGGTGGCGGGACCTAATCATTGATTCCCATTTCTTTGCTCTCTGCTGCAAGGGTCTTCCTGTTCCTCGAAAAAGAGGAGATATGAGTAAGATGTCTCCTCGCAATGAGGGGGCTCCGTCAGAATGCGGCGATAAATTTGGTGTGGGAGCGACAAAAGccgtgttgttgctggataTGAAAATTGTTCTGGAACATTTGCTCCATAATTTGGTCGAGCTTACCCATGCTCGGTCAGCGATATAATAAGCTATGTCCCCAGCAAATGTCCAAGCCGCAAAGTGGAAGTTTAGATTAATCTTCATTTATGATGCCAGAGCTGATGCTTGTCGTTGGTTAGTCATGGATCACGATCGCGCCTGTTTGGTTGGTGGGACGGGATCGATGATGGCTTTTCCCAACGATCCCTGCGCACATGCATTTGCTCATCTGCGCCAAAAAGCAGCGGCACTGAATTGCCGatgtccatcaccaacacatccTGCATCAGAAAGACATCTGCGAGCGAGGGCAGGGCCTTCGGTCGACGTGGGGCCATCTGCACGGCACGGACTTGACTTGTAGTCacaggaccagacacaaaTTGACTTTTTGATATCACGGCCGGTTCTGAGCGACGAACCGTGAGGCGCATGAGCCACCCTCGGACCGAGCCGGATTGGCTGCAGCTCTTTCCTTTTGCATCGCatatggcaacattgaataaCATTGAATAAAAAGTCGAAACCCGTATTAATGCGAACCCGTTTGACAACCCCAAATATCGATGCGCCAATATTTCCGGCCGCCAATCCAAGGTCAACCATCCCTCAACATCTGGAGGATTGTCGGCACAAGTCTCAGGTCTTGGCGCACAGAAATAGGCTTGGCATTCTCTATAATTCGCACCTTGGCGCCTGTTCATTGCGCAACCGGGCCTTGGCACCGACCAAATCTCCGCTGAGCCTGGCAAAAGATCCCCACCATCCGCTGTCGCAGTCCAAGATGTCGAGGTTAAAACCCGATTTAGGCCACCGGCTGCTTTTTGTAGCTTGCGTAACGCTTCCCGATGTTTGTCACAGGGAACGTATGTTCGTGCCCAGAGACTTGGCCTCCCTTGGCGCTCGCCGGCGGCAACATCGGCACCACCAAGCGCAGTTTTATTAGCCATGTGTTTGAGAGGCCGacggcttggcttggaaggTGAGGAGTGCCGCTTTTCTAGTATGCGTGCCATCATGTCTTGGTGCAGCATTGGCCGGCAACTAGAGTCGTACAGCGAATTCATGTGCAGCGAGGCATTGTAGTTCAGTTGGGTCGTGATACCATCGCAAAGATTTCTGTTGACAACAGGGACTGTAGTTGAGTTTCGCCAGCCACGATTCTCTTATAGTCCAGCTGTTTGCAATCGCTGTCGTTCAAGCCTTGTGTCAAGCCCAGCAAACAGAAAATTCGCCGATGCCATCTGATTGATTGAAAAGCGTTGAGCGTTTCTTCACGCCGTCCACAGTACTAGGCGCATGTTGACCAAGGGCAGCCATGCCACTAGTACACATCTGGACAGAGCCAAGACTCTTGTCAAAAATGAACCGAGACGGCATTTCTTGTCTTCCATCGCCAGTGCTATATTGACCGTTTCTCCCGCCCTCTTTTCGTCTCATGCCTCGTTTGCAGTGTCTCCCGTCAGACAGAGATTCGCCTCTCTAGCTGCGACAAACCTCATCTTCTTTACCGCAGAGTTGAGCCCTGCCAAACACGATTGAGACGAAAAAGCCGCGGGAGACTGGCCGATTGCTGCTACTCTCCGCCCATGCATCGACCGACCACCACATTTTCGAGGGCTCTGGCTCTAACATTGCTGGCCCTATCGACAGTCTGCAAcgccgatgatgatgatagcACCCCTACGCCTACGGTCACGACAGCTCCCATCTTTATACCCTACTACAGTGAAGATCAATGGTCTGTTGTGCGGGGCAGTATTATCTCGACGGTAGGTCTGATGCCGATCTCTGTCTTGCGCATGCGCGTGTCGACTGACCCGTTCTAAATAGGATACGACGGCGACCCAAACGACATACACCATCTTTTGTCCTACAGCAACCCAAGTTGCTTGCGACTTGTCGCTAGAGTTTCCCTTTGTCATTGTCGAAGGCCCAAGCACGCTCAAGTTCCACGGCACCTTGACCTCTACATAGTACGTTGAtctgaagctgctgctgtgaCGGCTAGAGAATAAACGACACGCGACTAACGATTGCTCCTCACAGTATTGCCGATCTGGAATGTAAAATGAACGGAACCACCGCCGCCACTTGCTCTGGCTACTCGAGCTATCGATCCGGCTACACGAACGGCAAGTACACTGGCCCTACAGAGGTATCGTGGACTTCAACGTTGACGGGATCCAATGTTCACTGGGGCACCCTCACCCTCGCCGATAAGCCGACCGAGACGGACGACTCGCTCGACGTAACTGGCACGGATATTGCTGGCCCGACGGTAGCTTCATCAGAGATGTACTATTCCACTCCGACCCAAAGGAGTGGAGTGGGAAAGCTAGTGTCGACTCGATATTGGACTGGGCTGGCGGCAATTTTAAGCATATTTTCTGCTCTTTTCGTAATATAGCAAAGAGGAGGAACCTAATAAGGGACGTTGTGAACAGTATACGGTCGAAGCGGACAGAGTTGAAATGATTCGGATATACCCATAGATGAGTGGCCATTATATGTCGACCAATCTTTGCACGAGGAATATGAATGGTCTTGTTATGGAGGAGAGATGAGAGCATTACGGAAGGGCATTGGACCGGATGACCATTGGGATGATTtatggcagccttggctaAGTCTCGGTTGCTGGAGTTTTAGTCGGAGTTATACCCTGGAGTGGCGCCAACCAAAAAGCGTGGTACGGCGTCTTGTCGTTTTTTCATGCTTTCCGGTCTGGCCTAGCATTAGAGTGTATCGATTTGATTTGCCCAACAAGGAAAGGATAAACCTGGGCTGTGCCGTAATGTACGGCAAATACAAGGTAATTGGACCATTGAGAGAACTGCGTGCCAAAGTGCCGTAGAGTGGTTCGTGTTGACAGTCAAGTGCGTCACGCTTCAAAGTTAGCTCCAGAATAACCAAAGTGAGTCGGTGCATATTGAAGCTCAAGAGGCAATGAAAACACACGGTTATGTGCGTCAGGTCGACCGCGGTCGGTTTTTAGTGTTGAACGGCGGTCCGCTTGGCGGCATCAAATAGTTTGTGTAAGATAGCATCAGCCGCATTTACGAGAGTCGGCAGAACCAGTCCCGTTGATGCCGAATCCGTATCCGTCTGGCAGCTGGAGCAAGAAGCAATTTGAACCAGAATGTTCAGCGTGATGCCCTACTGCATGTCATCAACAGTGGTGGTCTGATGTAGGGTTGCTATTTTTGTGGCATTCAATCCGGTTTGGAACGCGATTGGCACAACATGCTGCTGTCCTGCAACGCCAACATACTGCCAGCAAATGCATGAGTTCGTGAAGCAGCTGAATAGGGCAGTGGGAGCCAGCCCTGCTCCCAGCCACCGGGGTATTGGCTGCGACAGGGTTAAACCATTCGTATCAGAGGGTTTGTGGATGCTGTTAGGTGATCtcggtgaagaagaagctagTGTGGAATCTGTTGATTCCATGATCTGATTCGGGATGAGtaacaccagacagcaccTTCGGACTCACGGTTTGGTATCCTAGCCTGACACAATTTATTGAAAACTAATGAATGCCTAAGCAGTCACCAAGAACGTAATACGAGAAGGAGTCTTTCGATGTGTGGGTCAATATTCCTTCATTGTGAGAGGAGAGGTCCGCTTAGCGACACAATGCTTTGTGAGAGAATGTCCGACATCTTGTTTATTAGTTAATGCTGCAGCAATGCTAGCCCTTGGCTCATTGCCAATCCACCATGCCATAGGCTTCAAAGACACGTAGATGTGCATATATGCCGAGCTAGCAGTCTATACGAGCTAGTCAATGAGAGTTGGTGGTGGGGAAATGGTCGATTGGAGCAGCCCGTCAGGCGTCATCGTAAAACGGAATCGATCTCGCCGTTGC from the Pochonia chlamydosporia 170 chromosome 6, whole genome shotgun sequence genome contains:
- a CDS encoding SUR7 protein (similar to Metarhizium robertsii ARSEF 23 XP_007821271.1); protein product: MKPIGRFLILLPVILAVVSFVLSMLALFAGHKQGFMEDYAVVRLNTSMVGHNLLDKVSDNKGGDKSDKKGGLLGDIKGWLDDKKGDAKDKINDVTGKIADKLAKKIGVREWYSLHIMDSCEGYFAPNATALNAGLNITNCTSSSPAHRLNLTDILDKELKVGPAKLNLADINWPDSIQDALDVLNDALLGLFIMYTLGVGFSGLSALGGVASFLKPDARMLNLVNMSIAVLGFLCVLIGSIIVTVATNKGVSKVNDVGEKAGLSASRGEKFYILSWIATGFMGIVTLFWLARFFMARRQRGRLNEKVVG
- a CDS encoding large-conductance mechanosensitive channel (similar to Metarhizium acridum CQMa 102 XP_007812730.1); translation: MPSDVENGNSETDSLLNRGRHRMKRFFDGFVDFAFQGNILQIAFGLMYSPLSPITIPRTGPNKRSIANIFTDLIKSFVSAILMPPLAIIFPVNKNIEEKFAVLRYGDNYNTTTGYNTLRQALDDGAVVMAYGSFIYQVVSFVMVGFALYGLAHVYTLVSHDPIIKYTKKCKYCRKRINEKCLRCINCTSWQDGREERNC